A single region of the Nocardioides aurantiacus genome encodes:
- the smc gene encoding chromosome segregation protein SMC, translating to MYLKSLTLKGFKSFASATTLQLEPGITCIVGPNGSGKSNVVDALAWVMGEQGAKSLRGGKMEDVIFAGTAGRPPLGRAEVALTIDNTDGALPIEYAEVTISRTMFRNGGSEYAINGHGCRLLDVQELLSDSGIGREMHVIVGQGQLDSILRATPEDRRGFIEEAAGVLKHRKRKEKALRKLESTSANLARLGDLLVEIRRQLKPLGRQADVARRAAVVQADARDARARLLADDLATARRSLEQELADETVLAQRRADVEQALTATREAEAALEEALREDLPALAAAQETWFGLSGLRERLRGTASLAAERVRNAASQPEVPQGRDPDEMEAEAARVQVQEDEIAAEVARHRAALDGVVSGRQAAETAAAAEDRRVADLQRAAADRREGLARLQGQVGGLRSRVAASEEEVGRLGEARAQALSRAERAQQDFTSLESRVAGLDAGEEGLDHEHEAATALLQDLDDRLGKLRLDVTAAERERSSLTARREALEVGLNRKDGTGALLAATDQVTGLLGSVAALLSVRSGYETAVAAALGGAADAVAVSDVGAALSAIDHLKDDDLGRAGMLLAGSVPDGVDLRPAPVGDLFTGATYALDVVECPSGLRPALERLLAGVVVVDDLAAARSLVDRQPGVTAVTRDGDLLGTHFAAGGSTSQPSLIEVQAAVDEAAEQLTAASHTLERLGFDVATLEREREEARRRVDVALAKLHESDATLAAVAEELGQYGSQVRNAKAEAQRLAEAVAKAEAGRVTDLEGLAALETRLREAEHAPEEDPDTDTRDRLGEEARTARAAETDARLALRTSEERARAITGRAEGLRRRARSEREARAAAVARREQLLAEGRVGEAVGHAVGVVLARLEESVERAAAERTRVEQARAGRETELRETRVRLRDLGRELDELVNESHRDEMARAQQTMRIEQLSERALEELGLDPDALVADYGPEQPVPSTVEVAEGEEPPEPTAYDREEQTARLRLAERALAQLGRINPLALEEFSALEERHRFLTEQLEDLRGTRKDLLDIVREVDERVEQVFTEAYADVSAAFDQTFARLFPGGEGRLVLTDPSDMLTTGVEVEARPPGKKVKRLSLLSGGERSLVAVAFLVALFKARPSPFYILDEVEAALDDTNLGRLLEIYEELRESSQLLVITHQKRTMEVGDALYGVTMRGDGVSAVISQRLRESEPA from the coding sequence TTGTACCTGAAGAGCCTCACGCTCAAGGGCTTCAAGTCCTTCGCCTCCGCGACCACGCTCCAGCTCGAGCCGGGCATCACCTGCATCGTGGGCCCCAACGGCTCGGGCAAGTCCAACGTCGTCGACGCCCTCGCCTGGGTGATGGGCGAGCAGGGCGCCAAGTCGCTGCGCGGCGGCAAGATGGAGGACGTCATCTTCGCGGGCACGGCCGGACGGCCGCCGCTGGGTCGCGCCGAGGTCGCGCTGACCATCGACAACACCGACGGTGCGCTGCCGATCGAGTACGCCGAGGTCACCATCAGCCGCACGATGTTCCGCAACGGCGGCTCGGAGTACGCCATCAACGGGCACGGCTGCCGGCTGCTCGACGTGCAGGAGCTGCTCAGCGACTCCGGCATCGGCCGCGAGATGCACGTGATCGTCGGCCAGGGCCAGCTCGACTCCATCCTGCGCGCCACGCCGGAGGACCGGCGCGGCTTCATCGAGGAGGCCGCGGGCGTCCTGAAGCACCGCAAGCGCAAGGAGAAGGCGCTGCGCAAGCTGGAGTCGACCTCGGCCAACCTCGCCCGGCTCGGGGACCTGCTGGTCGAGATCCGGCGCCAGCTCAAGCCGCTGGGGCGGCAGGCCGATGTGGCCCGGCGGGCCGCCGTCGTCCAGGCCGACGCCCGCGACGCCCGGGCGCGGCTGCTCGCCGACGACCTGGCCACGGCCCGCCGCTCGCTGGAGCAGGAGCTGGCCGACGAGACCGTGCTCGCCCAGCGGCGCGCCGACGTCGAGCAGGCCCTGACCGCCACCCGTGAGGCCGAGGCGGCGCTGGAGGAGGCGCTGCGCGAGGACCTGCCCGCGCTGGCCGCGGCGCAGGAGACGTGGTTCGGGTTGTCCGGGCTGCGCGAGCGGCTGCGCGGCACCGCCTCGCTCGCCGCGGAGCGCGTCCGCAACGCCGCCTCGCAGCCCGAGGTGCCGCAGGGCCGCGACCCCGACGAGATGGAGGCCGAGGCCGCCCGCGTACAGGTGCAGGAGGACGAGATCGCCGCCGAGGTCGCCCGCCACCGGGCGGCGCTGGACGGCGTGGTGAGCGGTCGCCAGGCCGCCGAGACCGCGGCCGCCGCCGAGGACCGCCGGGTCGCGGACCTGCAGCGCGCCGCCGCCGACCGTCGCGAGGGCCTCGCCCGGCTCCAGGGCCAGGTGGGCGGCCTCCGCAGCCGGGTCGCCGCCTCCGAGGAGGAGGTGGGCCGGCTCGGCGAGGCCCGCGCCCAGGCGCTGTCGCGCGCCGAGCGGGCGCAGCAGGACTTCACCTCGCTGGAGTCCCGGGTCGCGGGCCTCGACGCCGGCGAGGAGGGCCTCGACCACGAGCACGAGGCCGCCACCGCGCTGCTGCAGGACCTCGACGACCGGCTGGGCAAGCTGCGGCTCGACGTGACCGCGGCCGAGCGTGAGCGGAGCAGCCTGACCGCGCGCCGGGAGGCGCTGGAGGTCGGGCTCAACCGCAAGGACGGCACCGGTGCGCTGCTGGCCGCCACGGACCAGGTCACCGGCCTGCTCGGGTCGGTCGCGGCCCTGCTGAGCGTCCGGTCGGGCTACGAGACCGCGGTCGCGGCCGCCCTGGGCGGTGCCGCCGACGCGGTCGCCGTCTCCGACGTCGGGGCCGCGCTCAGCGCCATCGACCACCTCAAGGACGACGACCTCGGCCGCGCCGGGATGCTGCTGGCCGGGTCCGTCCCGGACGGGGTCGACCTGCGGCCGGCGCCGGTCGGCGACCTGTTCACCGGGGCGACGTACGCCCTGGACGTGGTGGAGTGCCCGAGCGGGCTGCGGCCCGCCCTGGAGCGGCTGCTCGCGGGCGTCGTGGTCGTGGACGACCTCGCGGCCGCCCGCTCGCTGGTCGACCGCCAGCCCGGCGTCACCGCGGTGACGCGGGACGGCGACCTCCTGGGCACGCACTTCGCGGCGGGCGGCTCGACCAGCCAACCCAGCCTGATCGAGGTGCAGGCGGCCGTCGACGAGGCGGCCGAGCAGCTCACCGCCGCCTCCCACACGCTCGAGCGGCTCGGCTTCGACGTCGCCACCTTGGAGCGCGAGCGCGAGGAGGCCCGTCGGCGGGTCGACGTCGCCCTGGCCAAGCTGCACGAGTCCGACGCCACCCTGGCCGCCGTCGCCGAGGAGCTCGGCCAGTACGGCTCCCAGGTCCGCAACGCCAAGGCCGAGGCCCAGCGCCTCGCCGAGGCGGTCGCCAAGGCCGAGGCGGGCCGGGTCACGGACCTGGAGGGGCTGGCCGCGCTGGAGACGCGGCTGCGCGAGGCCGAGCACGCGCCGGAGGAGGACCCCGACACCGACACCCGCGACCGGCTGGGGGAGGAGGCGCGCACCGCCCGGGCCGCCGAGACCGACGCCCGGCTGGCGCTGCGCACCAGCGAGGAGCGGGCCCGGGCCATCACCGGCCGGGCCGAGGGCCTGCGCCGACGCGCCCGGTCCGAGCGCGAGGCCCGCGCCGCCGCGGTCGCCCGCCGCGAGCAGCTGCTGGCGGAGGGGCGGGTCGGCGAGGCCGTCGGCCACGCCGTGGGCGTCGTCCTGGCCCGGCTCGAGGAGTCCGTGGAGCGCGCCGCCGCCGAGCGGACCCGGGTCGAGCAGGCCCGGGCCGGGCGCGAGACCGAGCTGCGCGAGACACGGGTCCGGCTGCGCGACCTCGGCCGCGAGCTCGACGAGCTGGTCAACGAGAGCCACCGCGACGAGATGGCGCGGGCCCAGCAGACGATGCGGATCGAGCAGCTCTCCGAGCGGGCGCTCGAGGAGCTCGGCCTCGACCCCGACGCCCTCGTGGCCGACTACGGCCCCGAGCAGCCGGTGCCCTCCACCGTCGAGGTCGCCGAGGGCGAGGAGCCGCCCGAGCCCACCGCCTACGACCGCGAGGAGCAGACGGCCCGGCTCCGGCTGGCCGAGCGCGCCCTGGCGCAGCTGGGGCGCATCAACCCCCTCGCGCTGGAGGAGTTCTCGGCCCTGGAGGAGCGCCACCGCTTCCTGACCGAGCAGCTCGAGGACCTCCGCGGCACCCGCAAGGACCTCCTCGACATCGTCCGCGAGGTCGACGAGCGCGTCGAGCAGGTCTTCACCGAGGCGTACGCCGACGTCAGCGCCGCCTTCGACCAGACCTTCGCCCGGCTGTTCCCGGGCGGCGAGGGCCGGCTGGTGCTGACCGACCCCTCCGACATGCTCACCACGGGTGTCGAGGTCGAGGCCCGCCCGCCGGGCAAGAAGGTCAAGCGGCTCTCGCTGCTCTCCGGCGGCGAGCGCTCGCTCGTGGCGGTGGCCTTCCTCGTCGCGCTGTTCAAGGCCCGCCCCTCGCCGTTCTACATCCTCGACGAGGTCGAGGCCGCGCTCGACGACACCAACCTCGGCCGGCTGCTGGAGATCTACGAGGAGCTGCGCGAGAGCTCGCAGCTGCTCGTGATCACCCACCAGAAGCGGACGATGGAGGTCGGCGACGCGCTCTACGGCGTCACCATGCGCGGAGACGGCGTCTCGGCGGTGATCAGCCAGCGGCTGCGCGAGAGCGAGCCCGCGTGA
- a CDS encoding DUF1772 domain-containing protein — translation MWDVVERLAGAWALVSAGVFLSFSTFVMSGLGRLGADEGVHAMRQVNIAAPRSPLFMATLFGPGLLSLSVAVHALLVWQGERSVLELVGAATYVLGVVGVTVGYHVPRNVRLESMDDEAAHREWRHWARRWTGANHVRTVSALVGGVLMLLGSR, via the coding sequence GTGTGGGACGTGGTGGAGCGTCTGGCAGGAGCCTGGGCGCTGGTGAGCGCGGGCGTGTTCCTGTCCTTCTCCACCTTCGTGATGTCCGGGCTGGGTCGGCTGGGGGCCGACGAGGGCGTCCACGCCATGCGGCAGGTCAACATCGCGGCCCCGCGGTCGCCGCTGTTCATGGCCACGCTGTTCGGGCCCGGGCTGCTCAGCCTCTCCGTCGCGGTCCACGCCCTGCTCGTGTGGCAGGGGGAGCGGTCCGTCCTCGAGCTGGTCGGCGCTGCGACGTACGTCCTCGGGGTGGTGGGCGTGACGGTGGGCTACCACGTGCCGCGCAACGTGCGGCTGGAGTCGATGGACGACGAGGCGGCCCACCGGGAGTGGCGCCACTGGGCCCGCCGCTGGACCGGGGCCAACCACGTCCGCACCGTGAGCGCGCTGGTCGGCGGCGTGCTGATGCTCCTGGGCAGCCGCTGA
- a CDS encoding acyl-CoA thioesterase: protein MSASRPGPPAREEYAVWRLATTRWSDDDVYGHMNNARYFDLIDTAVNAHLAEATGVDIRRLDAVGVVAEVGCRYFREMGYPRPVDLGLVVDRVGTSSVTYRVGLFQGDPDGEGATAAAEGRFVHVYVDNTGAGRDVRPLPEAVRDAVTPLLRETRGA from the coding sequence GTGAGCGCGTCCCGCCCGGGGCCCCCGGCCCGCGAGGAGTACGCCGTGTGGCGGCTGGCCACCACCCGCTGGTCCGACGACGACGTCTACGGCCACATGAACAACGCCCGCTACTTCGACCTCATCGACACCGCGGTCAACGCCCACCTCGCCGAGGCGACCGGGGTCGACATCCGTCGCCTCGACGCGGTCGGGGTGGTGGCCGAGGTGGGGTGCCGCTACTTCCGCGAGATGGGCTACCCCCGGCCCGTCGACCTCGGCCTGGTCGTCGACCGGGTCGGCACGTCGTCGGTGACCTACCGGGTCGGGCTGTTCCAGGGCGACCCGGACGGCGAGGGCGCCACGGCGGCGGCCGAGGGGCGGTTCGTCCACGTCTACGTCGACAACACCGGCGCCGGCCGCGACGTACGCCCGCTGCCGGAGGCGGTGCGGGACGCCGTGACCCCGCTGCTGCGGGAGACGCGCGGGGCCTAG
- a CDS encoding TetR/AcrR family transcriptional regulator, giving the protein MDATATDARTGTRTEALTGPPAVRRKRGRPRDPEADGRILAAASALILLRGFDSMTVDEVASNAGVGKATVYRRWARKEDLAVAAMEQLYRDEMPTPDTGSLRGDLVEAFRATLVFANSPAGGDYLRTLVRESMRDERMAALYREASRRAAESAEQVFERAWTRGELRPDVPVEAAVRLLTGLVVMATVMRTPPPTIADLDALVDLVMVGVSA; this is encoded by the coding sequence GTGGACGCCACTGCGACGGACGCCCGGACGGGCACCCGAACCGAAGCCCTGACGGGGCCCCCCGCCGTCCGCCGCAAGCGCGGCCGGCCGCGTGACCCGGAGGCCGACGGTCGCATCCTCGCCGCTGCCTCCGCGCTGATCCTGCTGCGCGGCTTCGACTCGATGACCGTCGACGAGGTCGCGAGCAACGCGGGCGTCGGCAAGGCCACGGTCTACCGCCGCTGGGCGCGCAAGGAGGACCTCGCCGTCGCGGCGATGGAGCAGCTCTACCGCGACGAGATGCCCACGCCGGACACCGGCAGCCTGCGCGGCGACCTCGTCGAGGCGTTCCGTGCGACGCTGGTCTTCGCCAACTCCCCGGCCGGCGGGGACTACCTGCGCACCCTGGTGCGCGAGTCGATGCGCGACGAGCGGATGGCCGCGCTCTACCGCGAGGCCAGCCGCCGGGCGGCCGAGAGCGCGGAGCAGGTCTTCGAGCGCGCCTGGACGCGCGGCGAGCTGCGTCCCGACGTGCCCGTGGAGGCGGCGGTCCGGCTGCTCACCGGCCTGGTCGTGATGGCCACCGTGATGCGCACCCCGCCGCCGACCATCGCCGACCTCGACGCACTCGTCGACCTCGTGATGGTCGGCGTCAGCGCCTGA
- a CDS encoding ammonium transporter, translating into MDTGDTAWVLTSAALVLLMTPGLALFYGGMVRAKSVLNMMMMSFGALALISVLWILYGYSMAFGNDLGGGLLGDPTEFFGLKGLMSEDSLVFTVPSLAFVGFQAVFAIITVALISGAIADRARFGPWMLFAGIWATVVYFPVAHWVFSFDEGTAPVGGWIANKLAAIDFAGGTAVHINAGAAGLALAIVLGKRLGWKRDPMRPHNLPLVMLGAGLLWFGWFGFNAGSALGANTIAAVTWVNTLGATAAAALGWLLVEKLRDGHATSLGAASGVVAGLVAITPACSAVNPVGALVLGAIAGVLCALAVGLKYRFGVDDSLDVVGVHLVGGLWGTIAVGFFATSNAPAGVDGLFFGGGVDQLWRQAVGAFAVLAYSFVLTMVIGLAISKTIGFRIEEDDEVEGIDFTEHSETGYDFVSRSGGSSILSGGALKPGAQADAEARGVNA; encoded by the coding sequence ATGGATACGGGCGATACCGCCTGGGTGCTCACGTCGGCAGCCCTCGTGCTGCTGATGACACCCGGCCTGGCGTTGTTCTACGGCGGCATGGTCCGCGCGAAGAGCGTGCTGAACATGATGATGATGAGCTTCGGAGCGCTGGCCCTGATCAGCGTCCTCTGGATCCTCTACGGCTACTCGATGGCGTTCGGCAACGACCTCGGTGGCGGGCTGCTCGGCGACCCGACCGAGTTCTTCGGCCTCAAGGGCCTGATGAGCGAGGACTCGCTCGTCTTCACGGTCCCCTCGCTCGCCTTCGTGGGCTTCCAGGCCGTGTTCGCGATCATCACGGTCGCGCTGATCTCGGGCGCGATCGCCGACCGGGCCCGCTTCGGCCCCTGGATGCTGTTCGCCGGCATCTGGGCCACGGTCGTCTACTTCCCCGTCGCGCACTGGGTGTTCTCCTTCGACGAGGGCACCGCCCCCGTCGGCGGCTGGATCGCCAACAAGCTCGCGGCCATCGACTTCGCGGGCGGCACGGCCGTCCACATCAACGCCGGTGCCGCCGGTCTCGCCCTGGCCATCGTGCTCGGCAAGCGCCTGGGCTGGAAGCGCGACCCGATGCGGCCGCACAACCTGCCGCTGGTGATGCTCGGCGCCGGTCTGCTGTGGTTCGGCTGGTTCGGCTTCAACGCCGGCTCCGCGCTGGGCGCCAACACCATCGCCGCCGTCACCTGGGTCAACACCCTGGGTGCCACCGCTGCCGCCGCCCTGGGCTGGCTGCTGGTGGAGAAGCTGCGCGACGGTCACGCCACCTCGCTGGGTGCCGCCTCGGGCGTCGTCGCCGGCCTGGTCGCGATCACCCCGGCCTGCTCCGCGGTCAACCCCGTCGGTGCCCTGGTCCTCGGTGCGATCGCCGGCGTGCTCTGCGCCCTCGCGGTCGGCCTGAAGTACCGCTTCGGGGTCGACGACTCGCTCGACGTCGTCGGCGTCCACCTCGTGGGCGGTCTCTGGGGCACGATCGCGGTGGGCTTCTTCGCCACCTCGAACGCCCCCGCGGGTGTCGACGGACTCTTCTTCGGTGGCGGCGTCGACCAGCTGTGGCGCCAGGCCGTCGGGGCGTTCGCCGTCCTGGCGTACTCCTTCGTCCTGACGATGGTCATCGGGCTCGCGATCTCCAAGACGATCGGGTTCCGCATCGAGGAGGACGACGAGGTCGAGGGCATCGACTTCACCGAGCACTCCGAGACCGGCTACGACTTCGTGTCGCGCTCGGGCGGTTCCAGCATCCTGAGCGGCGGTGCCCTCAAGCCGGGCGCCCAGGCCGACGCCGAGGCGAGGGGGGTCAACGCATGA
- the ftsY gene encoding signal recognition particle-docking protein FtsY has protein sequence MISGVTLYVVIAVALLVLAGGIGLVAFVNGRKQPKPPVEGRGGGVITEERPPGTPDPALEPEPETPADTGATRLLERPEGTAGRLVWLRQRLSGSQGGLGRGLLLLLSRDRLDEDTWEEIEDTLITADVGVGPTQELVGRLRTRLRVEGGASEARAVLREELLTLVDPSMDRRIAVTGAEGKPGVVLVVGVNGAGKTTSVGKLARVLVAEDKTVVLGAADTFRAAASEQLSTWGERVGVDVVTGPEGSDPASVAFDSVRTGVEQGVDVVVVDTAGRLQNKAGLMDELGKVKRVVEKQAAVTEVLLVLDATTGQNGLVQARVFREAVDVTGIVLTKLDGSAKGGIVVAVQRELGVPVKLVGVGEGADDLAPFDPATFVDALLDPA, from the coding sequence ATGATCTCCGGTGTCACCCTGTACGTCGTCATCGCCGTCGCCCTGCTGGTCCTGGCCGGAGGCATCGGCCTCGTCGCCTTTGTCAACGGGCGCAAGCAGCCCAAGCCCCCGGTCGAGGGGCGCGGCGGCGGCGTCATCACCGAGGAGCGACCGCCCGGCACGCCGGACCCGGCGCTCGAGCCGGAGCCCGAGACCCCGGCCGACACCGGTGCGACCCGGCTGCTCGAGCGGCCCGAGGGCACGGCCGGCCGGCTGGTTTGGCTGCGTCAGCGTCTCTCGGGGTCCCAGGGCGGCCTGGGCCGCGGCCTGCTGCTCCTGCTCTCCCGCGACCGGCTCGACGAGGACACGTGGGAGGAGATCGAGGACACCCTCATCACCGCCGACGTGGGCGTCGGGCCCACCCAGGAGCTCGTCGGTCGGCTGCGCACCCGGCTGCGCGTCGAGGGCGGTGCGAGCGAGGCCCGGGCGGTGCTGCGCGAGGAGCTGCTGACGCTCGTCGACCCCTCGATGGACCGCCGGATCGCCGTCACCGGCGCCGAGGGCAAGCCGGGCGTCGTGCTGGTCGTCGGTGTCAACGGGGCCGGCAAGACCACCTCGGTCGGCAAGCTGGCCCGGGTGCTCGTGGCCGAGGACAAGACGGTCGTCCTGGGGGCGGCCGACACCTTCCGTGCCGCTGCCTCCGAGCAGCTCAGCACCTGGGGCGAGCGCGTCGGCGTCGACGTCGTCACCGGCCCCGAGGGCTCGGACCCGGCCAGCGTCGCCTTCGACTCGGTGCGCACCGGCGTGGAGCAGGGCGTGGACGTGGTCGTGGTCGACACCGCCGGCCGGCTGCAGAACAAGGCCGGGCTGATGGACGAGCTCGGCAAGGTCAAGCGGGTGGTCGAGAAGCAGGCGGCCGTCACCGAGGTGCTGCTGGTGCTCGACGCCACCACCGGGCAGAACGGCCTGGTCCAGGCCCGGGTGTTCCGCGAGGCCGTGGACGTCACCGGCATCGTGCTGACCAAGCTCGACGGGTCCGCCAAGGGCGGCATCGTCGTGGCGGTCCAGCGCGAGCTGGGCGTGCCGGTCAAGCTGGTCGGCGTGGGGGAGGGGGCCGACGACCTCGCGCCCTTCGACCCCGCCACGTTCGTCGACGCGCTGCTCGACCCGGCGTAG
- a CDS encoding P-II family nitrogen regulator: MKLVTAVIKPHKWEDVRAALEAFGVTGMTVSEVSGYGRQKGHTEVYRGAEYDIALVPKIRIEIIVDDADVEDVSGIVVKAAQTGRIGDGKVWVSPVESVVRVRTGDRDEAAI; the protein is encoded by the coding sequence ATGAAGCTCGTGACCGCGGTGATCAAGCCGCACAAGTGGGAGGACGTCCGCGCGGCCCTCGAGGCCTTCGGCGTCACCGGGATGACGGTGAGCGAGGTCAGCGGCTACGGCCGGCAGAAGGGTCACACCGAGGTCTACCGCGGGGCGGAGTACGACATCGCCCTGGTGCCCAAGATCCGCATCGAGATCATCGTCGACGACGCCGACGTCGAGGACGTGTCGGGGATCGTCGTGAAGGCCGCGCAGACGGGCCGGATCGGTGACGGCAAGGTCTGGGTCTCGCCGGTGGAGTCGGTCGTCCGCGTCCGCACCGGCGACCGCGACGAAGCCGCCATCTGA
- a CDS encoding [protein-PII] uridylyltransferase, translating into MTDAERAARTRSADALCLEAFRAAGCPETGVALVAVGGYGRGELAPHSDLDVVLVLADDVEVGAWAGDLWYPLWDSGWTIDHAVRTVSEVLAQAAADLRVAAGMLDVRHLAGDPGLTLQLRTAVLTQWRRDARTRLGELRELVLERGRRSGELAHASVPDLKESAGGLRDATVLKALVASWVVDVPHGELERCRVALLDVRDAVHEVAGRATDRVVPEYWPDVAQALGLPGPDAAQAHTRGLARRLTHLSRLAWRRAEATLREPHPTRRRAPQLTRVAPGVALSFEEVVLDRGAPVAEDPLLLLRCAAEAAERDLVLAPPTVARLVREGAPLPDPWPDGARDLLVRLLAAGPGLLGVWETLDETGALESVLPEWERVRLLPHASAIHRFTVDRHLVETCTEAAALIRRVARPDVLMVAALLHDIGKGQLTEHCVAGEPIARRIAQRIGFDADEVDLVGDLVRWHLLLPETATTRDPDDPATVALVTARVRDREELELLAALTEADARATSDKAWTRWRASLVAGLVRRAGAVLADEPLPADEVDRVEVPASVREDPRAVAVTVEEVADGARVQVVSGDRTGLLADAAAMLALQRVSVRAARAWTQDGVGVSVWDVVESGLDEILLRQRLEAVVDGRVDAAARLRRPTPVRLEPTVAVRTDASTTATVVEVRSADRPGLIHTVCSALARMDVSVRSAHVSTLGPQAVDVFYVQEASAGALSEERAASAAHAVREALVTTYAPSGAGAAGPGRG; encoded by the coding sequence GTGACCGACGCGGAGCGCGCCGCGCGGACCCGCTCGGCCGACGCGCTGTGCCTGGAGGCCTTCCGCGCGGCCGGCTGCCCCGAGACCGGGGTGGCGCTGGTGGCCGTCGGCGGCTACGGCCGCGGCGAGCTCGCGCCCCACAGCGACCTCGACGTGGTCCTGGTGCTGGCCGACGACGTCGAGGTCGGCGCGTGGGCGGGGGACCTGTGGTACCCGCTCTGGGACTCCGGGTGGACCATCGACCACGCGGTGCGCACGGTCAGCGAGGTGCTCGCGCAGGCGGCGGCCGACCTGCGGGTGGCGGCCGGCATGCTCGACGTACGCCACCTGGCGGGGGACCCGGGGCTGACGCTGCAGCTGCGCACCGCCGTGCTGACGCAGTGGCGCCGCGACGCCCGCACCCGGCTCGGCGAGCTGCGCGAGCTGGTGCTCGAGCGCGGTCGGCGCAGCGGCGAGCTGGCCCACGCCTCCGTGCCCGACCTCAAGGAGTCGGCCGGCGGCCTCCGCGACGCCACCGTGCTCAAGGCGCTGGTGGCGAGCTGGGTCGTCGACGTGCCCCACGGCGAGCTCGAGCGCTGCCGGGTGGCGCTGCTCGACGTGCGCGACGCGGTCCACGAAGTGGCCGGACGGGCCACCGACCGGGTGGTGCCGGAGTACTGGCCCGACGTGGCGCAGGCGCTCGGCCTGCCCGGTCCCGACGCCGCCCAGGCGCACACGCGCGGCCTGGCCCGGCGGCTGACCCACCTCTCGCGGCTGGCCTGGCGTCGCGCCGAGGCCACGTTGCGCGAGCCCCACCCGACCCGGCGCCGCGCCCCGCAGCTGACGCGGGTGGCCCCCGGTGTCGCGCTGTCCTTCGAGGAGGTCGTCCTGGACCGGGGCGCCCCGGTGGCCGAGGACCCCCTGCTGCTGCTCCGGTGCGCCGCCGAGGCCGCGGAGCGCGACCTGGTGCTCGCGCCCCCGACCGTGGCGCGGCTGGTGCGCGAGGGCGCCCCGCTGCCCGACCCGTGGCCCGACGGTGCCCGCGACCTGCTGGTCCGGCTGCTCGCCGCCGGCCCCGGCCTGCTCGGCGTCTGGGAGACCCTCGACGAGACCGGGGCGCTTGAGTCGGTGCTGCCCGAGTGGGAGCGGGTGCGGCTGCTGCCGCACGCCTCGGCGATCCACCGGTTCACCGTCGACCGCCACCTCGTCGAGACCTGCACCGAGGCGGCCGCGCTGATCCGTCGGGTCGCCCGGCCCGACGTGCTGATGGTGGCCGCGCTGCTGCACGACATCGGCAAGGGCCAGCTGACCGAGCACTGCGTCGCCGGCGAGCCCATCGCGCGCCGGATCGCCCAGCGCATCGGCTTCGACGCCGACGAGGTCGACCTGGTCGGCGACCTGGTGCGCTGGCACCTGCTGCTGCCCGAGACCGCCACCACCCGGGACCCCGACGACCCGGCCACCGTCGCCCTGGTCACGGCGCGGGTGCGCGACCGCGAGGAGCTGGAGCTGCTCGCGGCGCTGACCGAGGCCGACGCCCGGGCGACCTCGGACAAGGCCTGGACCCGCTGGCGGGCCTCCCTGGTCGCGGGTCTCGTGCGCCGCGCGGGGGCGGTGCTGGCCGACGAGCCGCTCCCGGCCGACGAGGTCGACCGCGTGGAGGTGCCCGCGTCGGTCCGCGAGGACCCGCGCGCGGTGGCCGTCACCGTGGAGGAGGTCGCCGACGGGGCCCGGGTGCAGGTCGTCTCCGGCGACCGGACCGGCCTGCTGGCCGACGCCGCGGCGATGCTCGCCCTGCAGCGTGTCTCGGTCCGCGCCGCGCGGGCCTGGACCCAGGACGGCGTCGGGGTCTCGGTGTGGGACGTCGTGGAGTCGGGCCTCGACGAGATCCTGCTGCGCCAGCGTCTCGAGGCCGTCGTCGACGGCCGGGTCGACGCCGCCGCCCGGCTGCGCCGCCCCACCCCGGTGCGGCTCGAGCCCACGGTGGCCGTGCGCACCGACGCCTCCACGACCGCCACCGTCGTCGAGGTCCGCTCGGCCGACCGGCCGGGCCTGATCCACACCGTCTGCTCGGCCCTGGCCCGGATGGACGTCTCGGTGCGCTCGGCCCACGTCTCCACGCTCGGGCCCCAGGCCGTGGACGTCTTCTACGTGCAGGAGGCCTCGGCCGGAGCGCTGTCGGAGGAGCGGGCGGCCTCGGCGGCGCACGCGGTGCGCGAGGCCCTCGTCACGACGTACGCCCCCTCGGGCGCGGGAGCGGCGGGTCCGGGGCGGGGCTAG
- a CDS encoding P-II family nitrogen regulator produces the protein MKILTAVIKPHRWDEVRTALEAVGVTGMTVSEVSGYGRQKGHTEVYRGAEYDVSLVPKVRLEVVLEDADVEAVTEAVVEAARTGRIGDGKVWVSPVESVVRVRTGDRDGSAL, from the coding sequence ATGAAGATCCTGACGGCGGTCATCAAGCCGCACCGGTGGGACGAGGTCCGCACCGCGCTCGAGGCGGTCGGCGTGACCGGCATGACGGTGAGCGAGGTCAGCGGCTACGGCCGGCAGAAGGGCCACACCGAGGTCTACCGGGGCGCGGAGTACGACGTGTCGCTGGTGCCCAAGGTGCGCCTGGAGGTCGTGCTCGAGGACGCCGACGTCGAGGCGGTGACCGAGGCGGTCGTCGAGGCGGCCCGCACCGGCCGGATCGGAGACGGCAAGGTCTGGGTCTCCCCGGTCGAGTCCGTGGTCCGGGTCCGCACCGGCGACCGGGACGGGTCGGCGCTCTGA